Proteins from a single region of Verrucosispora sp. NA02020:
- a CDS encoding UbiA prenyltransferase family protein, translated as MTAAETVVEPVAPVAPDRVVRPLLLPRHLLVLARPGHVVKNLLAVPLALVDTPVWTASSLWRCLWAIGAFTLASSVIYVLNDIADRHLDRAHPDKQHRPIAAGHVPVPVAWAYAVLLAVGLVAVTVTGPEMTWWPLIAYLALSAAYSRWLKHLPLLDVCVVSTGFVLRVLQGYAATETVPASLLLTAVFSGCLVLILGKRRHELSALGTPHRPALHGYNLLLADHLLGLTTSLAGTTFLLYLHLDAPIAAYPPAVLALVVPLGLLAAFRYLQAVLVLRTGGDPIRILLRDRTIVGCAVLIGVVLAVAQINARYPHLLTWMD; from the coding sequence ATGACCGCCGCCGAGACCGTGGTGGAGCCGGTCGCCCCGGTCGCCCCCGACCGGGTCGTACGCCCGCTCCTGCTGCCACGCCACCTCCTCGTCCTGGCCCGACCGGGTCACGTCGTCAAGAACCTCCTGGCCGTTCCGCTCGCCCTGGTCGACACCCCGGTCTGGACGGCGTCGTCGCTGTGGCGGTGCCTGTGGGCGATCGGCGCGTTCACGCTCGCCTCGTCGGTGATCTACGTGCTCAACGACATCGCCGACCGCCACCTGGACCGGGCGCACCCCGACAAGCAACACCGCCCGATCGCCGCCGGGCACGTCCCGGTCCCGGTCGCCTGGGCGTACGCGGTGCTGCTCGCGGTCGGACTGGTCGCGGTGACCGTCACGGGGCCGGAGATGACCTGGTGGCCGCTGATCGCCTACCTGGCACTGAGCGCCGCCTACAGCCGGTGGCTCAAGCACCTGCCGCTGCTGGACGTCTGCGTGGTCTCCACCGGCTTCGTGCTGCGCGTCCTCCAGGGGTACGCCGCCACCGAGACGGTCCCCGCCAGCCTGCTGCTGACCGCCGTGTTCAGCGGTTGCCTGGTGCTGATCCTCGGCAAGCGCCGGCACGAACTGTCCGCCCTGGGCACGCCGCACCGGCCTGCGCTGCACGGCTACAACCTGCTGCTCGCCGACCACCTGCTCGGCCTGACCACCTCCCTGGCCGGCACCACCTTCCTGCTCTACCTGCACCTGGACGCCCCGATCGCCGCCTACCCGCCGGCCGTCCTGGCCCTCGTCGTACCCCTCGGGCTGCTGGCCGCGTTCCGCTACCTCCAGGCGGTCCTGGTGCTGCGGACCGGCGGCGACCCGATCCGGATCCTGCTGCGCGACCGGACGATCGTCGGCTGTGCCGTGCTGATCGGCGTCGTGCTGGCCGTGGCACAGATCAACGCCCGCTATCCCCACCTGCTGACCTGGATGGACTGA
- a CDS encoding glycosyltransferase family 2 protein, translated as MSVIVPTHNSAKTLGACLAAVHRLRHPVTEVIVVDDASTDDTRAVARRFPCRLLVTDRNAGPAAARNRGIRAATGDLLFFLDSDCAPEPDALGNALAVLREQPDVACVHGIYALEPLFDDGPVEAYRLTHGHHWRLRHVGRVRTTLFAICLIRREVFDTVGLFDEKLRASEDVEIGDRMGDRYGIVLTDTVVCRHDDDSRLGSLLAKQFRRSQMLIPVALAERGPAGIRANSAAGLLTAAAVPATLPTAPLTGGWPVLSLLFLVLFTVAEPALLRFVLRRRGLPFTLFFFAVHLLVQLAVVGGAVVGGIRHLTDRDFGPSRATAAKTSR; from the coding sequence GTGTCGGTAATCGTTCCCACCCACAACAGCGCCAAGACCCTGGGTGCGTGCCTCGCGGCGGTGCACCGACTACGGCACCCGGTGACCGAGGTCATCGTGGTCGACGACGCCAGCACCGACGACACCCGGGCCGTCGCCCGGCGGTTCCCGTGCCGGCTGCTGGTCACCGACCGCAACGCCGGCCCGGCCGCCGCCCGCAACCGCGGCATCCGGGCCGCCACCGGCGACCTGCTGTTCTTCCTCGACTCGGACTGCGCCCCGGAACCCGACGCCCTGGGCAACGCCCTGGCCGTCCTGCGCGAGCAGCCCGACGTCGCCTGCGTACACGGCATCTACGCGCTGGAGCCGCTCTTCGACGACGGCCCGGTCGAGGCGTACCGGCTCACGCACGGGCACCACTGGCGGCTGCGCCACGTCGGGCGGGTCCGCACCACCCTCTTCGCGATCTGCCTCATCCGCCGCGAGGTCTTCGACACGGTCGGCCTCTTCGACGAGAAGCTGCGCGCCTCCGAGGACGTGGAGATCGGCGACCGGATGGGCGACCGGTACGGCATCGTCCTCACCGACACGGTGGTCTGCCGACACGACGACGACAGCCGACTCGGGTCGTTGCTGGCCAAGCAGTTCCGCCGCTCGCAGATGCTGATTCCGGTGGCCCTGGCCGAACGCGGACCGGCCGGGATCCGCGCCAACAGCGCGGCGGGCCTGCTCACCGCGGCGGCGGTGCCGGCGACGCTGCCGACGGCACCGCTCACCGGCGGGTGGCCGGTGCTGTCGCTGCTGTTCCTCGTCCTGTTCACGGTCGCCGAGCCCGCGCTGCTGCGGTTCGTGCTGCGTCGACGCGGGCTGCCGTTCACCCTCTTCTTCTTCGCCGTGCACCTGCTGGTCCAACTCGCCGTCGTCGGCGGCGCCGTGGTCGGCGGGATCCGTCACCTCACCGACCGCGACTTCGGGCCGAGCCGGGCCACCGCGGCGAAGACGTCCCGATGA
- a CDS encoding BTAD domain-containing putative transcriptional regulator translates to MSQSELSILLLGPVRARRGDTVLYLGTPRQREVLAVLAMRSGMVMSVAQIVEAIWVGRRPDSVENMVHTYIGRLRRALEPPGDRPAVARVLRSTRPGYTLDVPPDAVDTVRFEQDVRRARAARAQADLTDSLYLFQAGLARWSGRALHEATGPLAEAERIRLTELRQDVREEVTGVRLLLGDIENVVAELRWMLAEHPMRERLWELLLIALGQTSRRAEALTAFQDARTTLADRLGVEPGHRLQDLHRRLLRSEPVTVWPWWERRVPV, encoded by the coding sequence ATGTCGCAGAGTGAACTGTCCATCCTGCTCCTGGGTCCGGTGCGGGCCCGGCGGGGAGACACCGTCCTGTACCTGGGCACCCCCCGGCAGCGGGAGGTCCTGGCGGTGCTGGCGATGCGCAGCGGCATGGTGATGTCCGTCGCCCAGATCGTCGAGGCGATCTGGGTCGGTCGGCGGCCCGACTCGGTGGAGAACATGGTGCACACCTACATCGGCCGGCTGCGTCGGGCCCTCGAACCACCCGGAGACCGTCCGGCGGTGGCCCGGGTGCTGCGCTCCACCCGACCCGGCTACACCCTCGACGTACCGCCCGACGCCGTGGACACCGTCCGCTTCGAGCAGGACGTCCGCCGGGCCCGGGCGGCCCGCGCCCAGGCGGACCTGACCGACTCGCTCTACCTGTTCCAGGCCGGTCTGGCGCGCTGGTCGGGCCGGGCGCTGCACGAGGCCACCGGCCCGCTGGCCGAGGCCGAGCGGATCCGGCTGACCGAGCTGCGCCAGGACGTCCGGGAGGAGGTGACCGGCGTACGGCTGCTGCTCGGCGACATCGAGAACGTCGTCGCCGAGCTGCGCTGGATGCTGGCCGAGCACCCGATGCGGGAGCGGCTCTGGGAACTGCTGCTCATCGCGCTCGGGCAGACGTCACGGCGGGCCGAGGCGCTGACCGCCTTCCAGGACGCCCGGACCACGCTGGCCGACCGGCTCGGCGTCGAACCGGGACACCGCCTCCAGGACCTGCACCGCCGGCTGCTGCGCAGCGAGCCGGTGACGGTGTGGCCATGGTGGGAGCGGCGCGTGCCGGTGTAG
- a CDS encoding trans-aconitate 2-methyltransferase, which produces MSRLRTTAGLLGAPVRALVRRSPRLNAVLWDAQYALGMWGYLDEAGDGSVPLSLIETWAPQPAILDLGCGTSVNLALRRGRYRHYHGVDISRRAIGTARALRRPDASYAVADIRTYTPPDRYDAILLREVIYYLSVPEAADLLRRLPGMLTARGRILVQIYDVQRSRQFVAVIRDCGLEVTTWRPPETGDAGRDAFFVLTPAAVAEP; this is translated from the coding sequence GTGTCGAGACTACGGACGACGGCGGGACTGCTGGGGGCACCGGTGCGGGCGCTGGTACGGCGCAGTCCACGGCTGAACGCGGTGCTCTGGGACGCCCAGTACGCGTTGGGGATGTGGGGATACCTCGACGAGGCCGGCGACGGGAGCGTGCCGCTGTCGCTGATCGAGACGTGGGCGCCGCAACCGGCGATCCTCGACCTGGGCTGCGGCACCAGCGTCAACCTGGCGTTGCGCCGGGGCCGCTACCGGCACTACCACGGGGTGGACATCAGTCGGCGGGCCATCGGGACGGCCCGGGCGCTGCGTCGGCCGGACGCGTCCTACGCGGTGGCCGACATCCGCACGTACACGCCGCCGGACCGGTACGACGCGATCCTGCTGCGCGAGGTCATCTACTACCTGTCCGTGCCGGAGGCGGCGGACCTGCTGCGCCGGTTGCCGGGGATGCTCACCGCGCGGGGACGGATCCTCGTGCAGATCTACGACGTGCAGCGGTCCCGGCAGTTCGTGGCGGTGATCCGGGACTGCGGGCTGGAGGTGACCACCTGGCGACCGCCGGAGACCGGTGACGCCGGGCGGGACGCCTTCTTCGTCCTCACCCCCGCCGCCGTCGCGGAGCCCTGA
- a CDS encoding NPP1 family protein, with product MTPHAHPPVRRRRPLSRMLAGLAALAVLVPAAPAYANSLPNLPHHAGGYESSFSPAYDYDTDGCYAVSAISPDGRINGGLRTTGAINGSCRDRSDLDMSQTYARSKCNNGWCAIVYASYFEKDQAVHGSGLGGHRHDWEHVISWVDQVTDRVEYVTTTQHSSRRTYPRSQVRFDGTHPKVVYHKDGASTHFFRLANGNDEPPENHYGTWHYPPVVDWHGWPSLDLRNSLMAADFGAASIKIKDGAFEYLLGVAKPAGIPFDAYA from the coding sequence ATGACACCGCACGCACACCCGCCGGTCCGGCGGCGTCGCCCCCTGTCCCGAATGCTGGCCGGGCTGGCCGCGCTCGCGGTCCTCGTGCCCGCCGCGCCCGCGTACGCCAACTCGCTGCCCAACCTGCCGCACCACGCGGGCGGCTACGAGTCGTCCTTCTCCCCCGCCTACGACTACGACACCGACGGCTGTTACGCGGTCTCGGCGATCAGCCCGGACGGCCGGATCAACGGCGGGTTGCGGACCACCGGGGCGATCAACGGCAGTTGCCGGGACCGGTCCGACCTGGACATGTCGCAGACGTACGCGCGGTCGAAGTGCAACAACGGCTGGTGCGCGATCGTGTACGCCAGCTACTTCGAGAAGGACCAGGCGGTGCACGGCAGTGGCCTCGGCGGTCACCGGCACGACTGGGAACACGTGATCTCCTGGGTCGACCAGGTCACCGACCGGGTCGAGTACGTGACCACCACTCAGCACAGCAGTCGACGCACCTACCCGCGCTCCCAGGTGCGCTTCGACGGCACGCATCCGAAGGTGGTCTATCACAAGGACGGCGCGTCGACGCACTTCTTCCGGCTCGCCAACGGCAACGACGAGCCGCCGGAGAACCACTACGGCACCTGGCACTACCCGCCGGTGGTGGACTGGCACGGCTGGCCCAGCCTGGATCTGCGGAACAGTCTGATGGCTGCCGACTTCGGCGCGGCCAGCATCAAGATCAAGGATGGGGCGTTCGAGTACCTGCTCGGCGTCGCCAAGCCCGCCGGCATCCCGTTCGACGCGTACGCCTGA
- a CDS encoding polysaccharide deacetylase family protein, which produces MSARRGPVTRLGAHLHAQALHYLLFAYRGGQTLRRHAAPGSPRWPAFGLAGAEVALTVDDGPHPQWTPALLDLLDRHRVRATFFLIGDRVREHPDLARRVLAAGHLIGNHSRSHPQPFAALSRPAIVAEIAQTQRDIEDATGVSPRLFRAPGGNWSPTVLRTVAELGLTPVDWTVNPSDWRRPGVARIARTLSRTRPGQIMLCHDGGGDRSQTVAALAEVLPGLTARGLRFVTVPAHVTPRPRRVGEGP; this is translated from the coding sequence ATGAGCGCCCGCCGAGGACCCGTCACCCGACTCGGCGCGCACCTGCACGCACAGGCGTTGCACTACCTGCTGTTCGCCTATCGCGGCGGGCAGACACTGCGCCGTCACGCGGCCCCCGGCAGCCCGCGCTGGCCGGCGTTCGGCCTGGCCGGGGCGGAGGTCGCCCTCACCGTCGACGACGGGCCGCACCCGCAGTGGACGCCCGCCCTGCTCGACCTGCTCGACCGGCACCGGGTACGCGCCACCTTCTTCCTCATCGGCGACCGCGTCCGGGAACACCCGGACCTGGCCCGGCGGGTGCTCGCCGCCGGTCACCTGATCGGCAACCACTCCCGCTCGCACCCGCAGCCGTTCGCCGCGCTGTCCCGACCCGCGATCGTCGCGGAGATCGCGCAGACCCAGCGCGACATCGAGGACGCCACCGGGGTGTCGCCGCGCCTGTTCCGCGCGCCCGGCGGCAACTGGTCGCCGACCGTCCTGCGGACCGTCGCCGAGCTCGGCCTCACTCCTGTCGACTGGACGGTGAACCCCAGTGACTGGCGTCGTCCGGGTGTCGCGCGGATCGCCCGCACGCTGTCGCGTACCCGGCCCGGGCAGATCATGCTCTGCCACGACGGCGGTGGCGACCGGTCGCAGACCGTCGCCGCCCTGGCCGAGGTGTTGCCCGGGCTTACCGCCCGTGGGCTGCGCTTCGTCACCGTCCCCGCACACGTGACGCCCCGGCCGCGCCGGGTGGGAGAAGGCCCCTGA
- a CDS encoding aspartate aminotransferase family protein yields the protein MTSFGFGRELVEQAEGAYLTLRDGRRVLDLTGGVGVLNHGHNHPRIVAARQRFAERRRMEVHKTYFSPYLAALGHNLAQLLPGDLSMSFLPNSGAEAVEGAVKLAYKYHGGRRGTILRADCGFHGKLLGSGGLTGQPHFNFPTIPGIVPFAYGDLESVRSAIERHAGDVYALIVEPFSASTIQWCDEDFLRGVRELCDRHDIVLIFDEIYTGWGKTGSLFYFMRYPDLIPDVLTTSKSFGGGKSSISAFVARKPVFRKAYDNLTDALLQSTSTTYYGMGEECVTAIEAINIVVEDDYPARARALERVLEPGLHRLAKEHPEAVGRVAGAGALWGVHIDGGPRILDLVGRLAPAGVARDPRFKAKLVTCAVINALYRDHDIFTYYTLNGRNPLVVGPSLVTEPADAQRAVDALGEVLDQGLTRLVTRFVTQKVGSLW from the coding sequence ATGACGTCGTTCGGGTTCGGTCGGGAATTGGTGGAGCAGGCCGAGGGTGCCTACCTGACCCTGCGGGACGGCCGGCGCGTCCTCGATCTGACCGGCGGGGTGGGGGTGCTCAACCACGGCCACAACCATCCACGGATCGTGGCGGCCCGGCAACGCTTCGCTGAGCGTCGGCGAATGGAGGTGCACAAGACGTACTTTTCGCCCTACCTCGCGGCGCTCGGCCACAACCTGGCCCAGCTGCTGCCCGGCGATCTGTCCATGTCGTTCCTGCCCAACTCCGGCGCCGAGGCGGTGGAGGGTGCGGTGAAGCTGGCCTACAAGTACCACGGTGGTCGACGGGGCACCATCCTTCGCGCGGACTGCGGATTCCACGGGAAGTTGCTCGGTTCCGGTGGGCTCACCGGACAGCCGCACTTCAACTTTCCGACAATTCCGGGAATCGTCCCATTCGCGTACGGGGATCTGGAATCCGTCCGGTCCGCTATCGAGCGGCATGCGGGTGACGTGTACGCCCTGATCGTCGAACCTTTCAGCGCCTCCACCATTCAATGGTGCGACGAAGATTTCCTTCGCGGCGTCCGGGAACTCTGCGACCGACACGACATCGTACTCATCTTCGACGAGATCTACACCGGCTGGGGCAAGACGGGCAGCCTCTTCTACTTCATGCGTTACCCGGATCTGATACCGGACGTGCTGACCACCAGCAAATCGTTCGGCGGCGGCAAGTCGTCCATATCGGCCTTCGTCGCCCGCAAGCCGGTCTTCCGGAAGGCGTACGACAATCTGACCGACGCGCTGTTGCAGAGCACCAGCACCACCTACTACGGCATGGGGGAGGAGTGCGTCACCGCCATCGAGGCGATCAACATCGTGGTGGAGGACGACTACCCGGCACGGGCGCGGGCGCTGGAACGGGTCCTCGAACCGGGGCTGCACCGGTTGGCCAAGGAGCATCCGGAGGCGGTCGGCCGGGTGGCCGGCGCCGGGGCGCTCTGGGGCGTGCACATCGACGGCGGACCCCGGATCCTCGACCTGGTGGGCCGGCTCGCCCCGGCCGGTGTGGCCCGCGACCCCCGCTTCAAGGCCAAGCTGGTCACCTGCGCCGTCATCAACGCGCTCTACCGCGACCACGACATCTTCACCTACTACACACTCAACGGCCGCAACCCGCTTGTCGTCGGCCCGTCGCTCGTCACCGAGCCGGCCGACGCGCAGCGGGCCGTGGACGCCCTGGGTGAGGTGCTCGACCAGGGACTGACCCGACTGGTGACCCGGTTCGTCACGCAGAAGGTGGGATCGCTGTGGTGA
- a CDS encoding endonuclease/exonuclease/phosphatase family protein has product MTTAAPVAADTATPPGRAVRRRWPTVLWPAAAGLWLAFTVAHRALSGRWWLWLAVDTVPPPAFLLVPLVLAAGAVMSRRRRRVVAVLAALALLLGAGLSGANVRWWQGGDGPAPADAVRVFSWNTGYWDSGGETETMYQVLRDADADVYLLQEYWFEQGRPTQATLDRLRAEFPGFHVVVVGELVTLSRLPVLRQAPLEPVGLPPEVAAAGDEWRYKTLRTDLDLGGGRVLSAYNLHLPVQLSPQHGPFDAAFYRILREQRAQREPQWRALARDVRDNPNPVLLAGDLNTTPAMGDLRKLPDGLRDAAHAMTTPYPASFAARPGWPHWWRLDWALASPQVRVHSYRFGDARGVSDHRTQELVVSLGDR; this is encoded by the coding sequence GTGACCACCGCCGCGCCGGTCGCCGCCGACACCGCGACGCCACCCGGGCGCGCGGTACGGCGGCGCTGGCCGACGGTGCTGTGGCCGGCCGCCGCCGGGCTCTGGCTCGCCTTCACCGTCGCGCACCGGGCACTGAGCGGGCGGTGGTGGCTCTGGCTCGCCGTGGACACCGTGCCGCCGCCGGCCTTCCTGCTGGTGCCCCTGGTGCTGGCGGCCGGCGCGGTGATGAGCCGCCGCCGTCGTCGTGTGGTGGCGGTGCTCGCCGCCCTGGCGTTGCTGCTCGGCGCCGGGCTCAGCGGCGCCAACGTGCGCTGGTGGCAGGGCGGCGACGGCCCCGCCCCGGCCGACGCGGTACGCGTCTTCTCCTGGAACACCGGCTACTGGGACTCCGGCGGCGAGACCGAGACGATGTACCAGGTGCTGCGCGACGCCGACGCCGACGTCTACCTGTTGCAGGAGTACTGGTTCGAGCAGGGCCGGCCGACGCAGGCGACGCTGGACCGGCTGCGCGCCGAGTTCCCCGGCTTCCACGTGGTGGTGGTCGGCGAGCTGGTCACCCTCTCCCGGCTGCCGGTGCTGCGGCAGGCACCGCTGGAGCCGGTCGGCCTGCCGCCCGAGGTCGCGGCGGCCGGCGACGAGTGGCGCTACAAGACGCTGCGGACCGACCTGGACCTGGGTGGCGGGCGGGTGCTCTCGGCGTACAACCTGCACCTGCCGGTGCAGCTCTCCCCGCAGCACGGCCCCTTCGACGCCGCCTTCTACCGCATTCTGCGGGAACAACGGGCCCAGCGGGAGCCGCAGTGGCGGGCGCTGGCCCGCGACGTTCGTGACAACCCGAATCCGGTGCTGCTCGCCGGTGACCTGAACACCACGCCGGCAATGGGCGACCTGCGTAAACTGCCCGACGGCCTGCGCGACGCCGCCCACGCCATGACGACGCCGTACCCGGCCAGCTTCGCGGCCCGACCCGGCTGGCCGCACTGGTGGCGACTCGACTGGGCGCTCGCCTCGCCGCAGGTCCGGGTGCACTCCTACCGCTTCGGCGACGCGCGGGGCGTCTCCGACCACCGCACCCAGGAGCTGGTGGTGTCGCTGGGCGACCGGTGA
- a CDS encoding glycosyltransferase family 2 protein: MSPPLVSVIVPNYNYARALRLCLDSLRAQTYPRLEIIVVDDCSTDDSVAVAEAHGARVVRTPSNSGPAAARNLGAAVAAGEILFFVDSDVAARPDAVANAVDLLTTDPEIGAVCGNYDPVPLIRDSLLEEYRCLQQSYWLIADEGQIMTLYTALLAVPARVFAEIGPFNPRLRETENADYGMRLAQRYRILLSPRVRGVHDHDHELGVLIRKVFTRTALHIPMYASKPEFPGGLRSGPRAWVSIAAPLTLLTLVLPVLLGPAALVVPLAAFAAFVAGDLPMYRFVRAERGWGFLVYFVAMHFFLNLVIAVAAACGVLAWLTSRRFRRLYDRPEVATR; this comes from the coding sequence ATGAGCCCTCCCCTGGTGTCGGTCATCGTGCCGAACTACAACTACGCCCGCGCGCTGCGGCTCTGCCTCGACTCCCTGCGGGCACAGACGTACCCGCGCCTGGAGATCATCGTGGTGGACGACTGCAGCACCGACGACTCGGTGGCGGTCGCCGAGGCCCACGGCGCGCGGGTCGTGCGGACGCCGAGCAACAGCGGCCCGGCCGCGGCCCGTAACCTCGGCGCGGCGGTCGCGGCGGGTGAGATCCTGTTCTTCGTCGACTCCGACGTGGCGGCCCGCCCGGACGCGGTGGCCAACGCGGTCGACCTGCTCACCACGGACCCGGAGATCGGGGCGGTGTGCGGCAACTACGATCCGGTGCCGCTGATCCGGGACAGCCTGCTGGAGGAGTACCGCTGCCTCCAGCAGTCCTACTGGCTGATCGCCGACGAGGGGCAGATCATGACGCTCTACACCGCGCTGCTGGCCGTGCCGGCCCGGGTGTTCGCCGAGATCGGCCCGTTCAACCCCCGACTGCGCGAGACCGAGAACGCCGACTACGGCATGCGGCTCGCGCAGCGCTACCGGATCCTGCTGTCGCCGAGGGTGCGGGGTGTGCACGACCACGACCACGAACTCGGTGTCCTGATCCGCAAGGTGTTCACCCGCACGGCGCTGCACATCCCGATGTACGCGAGCAAACCCGAGTTCCCCGGCGGACTGCGCAGCGGCCCCCGGGCCTGGGTCAGCATCGCCGCCCCGCTGACCCTGCTCACCCTCGTGCTCCCGGTCCTGCTCGGCCCGGCGGCACTGGTGGTGCCGCTGGCCGCGTTCGCCGCCTTCGTCGCCGGCGACCTGCCGATGTACCGCTTCGTCCGCGCCGAACGCGGCTGGGGATTCCTGGTCTACTTCGTCGCGATGCACTTCTTCCTGAACCTGGTCATCGCGGTCGCCGCGGCCTGCGGTGTGCTGGCCTGGCTGACCTCACGCCGGTTCCGTCGGCTCTACGACCGCCCGGAGGTCGCCACCCGATGA
- a CDS encoding glycosyltransferase family 2 protein produces MNALPLVSVIVPNYNYAESLDLCLRSVLDQTYPNIEVLMVDDCSTDESVAVTEALGVRVVSTGANGGCGTARNVGAAHTRGELICYVDSDLALAPDAVAHAVRLLRDAPDVGAVCGIQDAEPLIHDTLVSRYRGLQYHYWSISSEGDVSFLFPAVCVIRRAVYDEIGPFNPALRQTEEVDYGYRLTRRYRMLLTSEVRGRHDHDHELPGLLRKLFHRGRLRIPLYARARRFGKGFETASRAWGSLAAFLALPALVVPLLFGPWGAVLPAALLAASLACDAGMYRFVLRRHGPLFLLGFAGLHFLVNVTITAGVATGAAQWLLSRPFRQLYDASFPIDGTPRWESA; encoded by the coding sequence ATGAACGCCCTTCCGCTGGTCTCGGTGATCGTGCCCAACTACAACTACGCCGAGTCCCTGGACCTCTGCCTGCGCTCGGTGCTCGACCAGACCTACCCGAACATCGAGGTGCTGATGGTCGACGACTGCAGCACCGACGAGTCCGTCGCGGTGACCGAGGCGCTCGGCGTACGCGTGGTCAGCACCGGCGCGAACGGTGGTTGTGGGACCGCCCGCAACGTCGGTGCCGCGCACACCCGGGGCGAGCTGATCTGCTACGTCGACTCCGACCTGGCGTTGGCGCCCGACGCGGTGGCCCACGCGGTGCGCCTCCTGCGGGACGCGCCGGATGTCGGTGCGGTCTGCGGGATCCAGGACGCCGAGCCGCTGATCCACGACACGCTCGTCTCCCGCTACCGTGGGCTCCAGTACCACTACTGGTCGATCAGTTCGGAGGGCGACGTGTCGTTCCTCTTCCCCGCCGTCTGCGTGATCCGCCGGGCCGTGTACGACGAGATCGGGCCCTTCAACCCGGCCCTGCGGCAGACCGAGGAGGTCGACTACGGCTACCGGCTGACCCGCCGGTACCGGATGCTGCTCACCTCCGAGGTACGCGGCCGACACGACCACGACCACGAGCTGCCCGGACTGCTGCGCAAGCTGTTCCACCGGGGACGGCTGCGGATTCCGCTGTACGCCCGCGCCCGGCGATTCGGCAAGGGCTTCGAGACCGCCTCCCGCGCATGGGGCAGCCTGGCCGCGTTCCTCGCCCTGCCGGCGCTGGTCGTACCGCTGCTGTTCGGGCCGTGGGGTGCGGTGCTGCCGGCGGCCCTGCTGGCCGCGTCGCTGGCCTGCGACGCCGGGATGTACCGCTTCGTCCTGCGGCGGCACGGGCCGTTGTTCCTGCTCGGCTTCGCCGGGCTGCACTTCCTGGTCAACGTGACGATCACGGCCGGGGTGGCGACCGGCGCCGCGCAGTGGCTGCTCTCCCGGCCGTTCCGGCAGCTCTACGACGCCTCGTTCCCGATCGACGGCACCCCCCGGTGGGAATCGGCGTGA
- a CDS encoding NAD(P)-dependent oxidoreductase — MVIAITGAAGMLGSRLADRLAADGHQVRGVDLRPEPTVGYVGDIRDPALLDRALTGATVVIHCAAALPSYPTDEIRSVIVDGTRGVFDAARRAGVARVLHVSSTAVYGLPKQVPTTEAYPRSPVDTYSAAKAAAEEIAERHRADGLPVAVLRPKTFVGPGRMGLFAMLFEWAEEGRHFPVLGRGDVRIQMFAVDDLVNAVVTVLHAADDVANDTYNLAAEEFGTLREDFQAVLDAAGHGRRVVSLPARPALAALSLLERSRLSPVYGRLLHKLMADSYVSTDKARDRLGFRPKLSNQDAILRTYEWWRAQRQHHRPARDGRTSRDPWRQGALAAAKIFF, encoded by the coding sequence GTGGTGATCGCGATCACCGGCGCCGCCGGGATGCTCGGCTCCCGGCTGGCCGACCGTCTCGCCGCCGACGGACACCAGGTCCGTGGCGTCGACCTGCGACCGGAACCCACCGTCGGGTACGTCGGCGACATCCGCGACCCGGCGCTGCTGGACCGCGCCCTCACCGGCGCCACCGTGGTGATCCACTGCGCGGCGGCGCTGCCCAGCTACCCGACCGACGAGATCCGGTCGGTCATCGTCGACGGCACGCGCGGTGTCTTCGACGCGGCGCGCCGGGCCGGGGTGGCTCGCGTCCTGCACGTCTCCTCGACCGCCGTGTACGGGCTGCCGAAGCAGGTGCCCACCACCGAGGCGTACCCGCGCAGTCCGGTCGACACCTACAGCGCGGCCAAGGCCGCCGCCGAGGAGATCGCCGAACGGCACCGCGCGGACGGCCTGCCGGTGGCGGTGCTGCGGCCCAAGACCTTCGTCGGCCCCGGCCGGATGGGACTGTTCGCCATGCTCTTCGAGTGGGCGGAGGAAGGGCGCCACTTCCCGGTCCTCGGTCGCGGCGACGTGCGGATCCAGATGTTCGCCGTGGACGACCTGGTGAACGCCGTGGTCACCGTCCTGCACGCCGCCGACGACGTCGCCAACGACACGTACAACCTCGCCGCCGAGGAGTTCGGCACACTGCGCGAGGACTTCCAGGCCGTCCTGGACGCCGCCGGTCACGGCCGACGCGTGGTCTCGCTGCCCGCCCGGCCCGCACTCGCCGCGCTCAGCCTGCTGGAACGCAGCCGACTCTCCCCGGTCTACGGGCGCCTGCTGCACAAGCTGATGGCCGACTCGTACGTCAGCACCGACAAGGCCCGGGACCGGTTGGGCTTCCGGCCCAAGCTGTCCAACCAGGACGCCATCCTGCGCACCTACGAGTGGTGGCGGGCGCAACGGCAGCATCACCGACCGGCCCGGGACGGTCGGACCAGCCGCGATCCGTGGCGGCAGGGCGCCCTGGCCGCCGCGAAGATCTTCTTCTGA